A stretch of the Thermoleophilaceae bacterium genome encodes the following:
- a CDS encoding SRPBCC domain-containing protein: MDEVFRALADPTRRSLLDELFKQDGQSLSALEQRLPMTRFGVMKHLKVLEGAHLVTTKKRGREKLHFLNPVPIRLVHDRWVSKYAEPWAATLTGLKATLEEKTMEKVFEIYIKTTPERLWQAITDAEMRSKYSFGVGVSSDWTPGSSYEAVHAQGGLRISEGENLEVDAPRRLVQSFTALWSDDVKSEGTSTVTWDIEPVGDSCRLTVTHSDLREGANAELYGGWPMILSGLKTLLETGELLDTPGSLRYSESWTA; this comes from the coding sequence ATGGACGAGGTGTTCAGGGCGTTGGCGGACCCCACGCGCCGCAGCCTGCTCGACGAGCTGTTCAAGCAGGACGGGCAGAGCCTCAGCGCGCTCGAGCAACGACTGCCGATGACCCGCTTCGGCGTGATGAAGCACCTGAAGGTGCTCGAGGGGGCGCATCTCGTGACCACCAAGAAGCGCGGTCGCGAGAAGCTCCACTTCCTGAACCCCGTCCCTATCCGGCTCGTCCACGACAGGTGGGTGAGCAAATACGCCGAGCCCTGGGCAGCAACGCTCACCGGGCTCAAGGCCACACTCGAGGAGAAGACGATGGAAAAGGTGTTCGAGATCTACATCAAGACCACCCCGGAGCGCCTGTGGCAGGCGATCACCGACGCGGAGATGAGGAGCAAGTACAGCTTCGGCGTCGGCGTCTCGTCCGACTGGACACCAGGCTCCTCCTACGAGGCGGTCCACGCGCAGGGGGGCCTCAGGATCTCGGAGGGCGAGAACCTGGAGGTCGATGCGCCGCGCCGGCTCGTGCAGAGCTTCACCGCCCTGTGGAGCGATGACGTGAAGAGCGAGGGGACCTCGACGGTCACCTGGGACATCGAGCCGGTCGGCGACTCGTGCCGGCTCACCGTCACCCACAGCGACCTGCGTGAGGGCGCCAACGCCGAGCTCTACGGCGGCTGGCCGATGATCCTCTCGGGCCTCAAGACGCTGCTGGAGACCGGGGAGCTGCTCGACACGCCCGGCTCGCTGCG
- the steA gene encoding putative cytokinetic ring protein SteA, which produces MAAPRLRRRAPYAGAPSAPPDERESGLRECHGAARLGKRTKRLVARLGPDDVAVIDHEDIDRVSAEDLVASGVRCVLNVAPSSSGRYPNQGPLILVQGGVHLVDLPGARLFDELGDGDAVVVRGNEVAGGGHSWEGRVLDEESVLREHEAGRQRIGEALESFAENTMTHVLEERELLAGRIELPEFDTAFRDRPVLIVVRGVDHQKDLRILRPYVRDTKPALVAVDGGADAILDEGFKPDMIVGDMDSASDRALHAGAELVVHAYPDGRAPGRARLDRMGLAYKVVPAPATSEDVAMLVAAEKGAELIVMVGSHFNLVEFLDKNRRGMSSTFLTRLRVGEILVDAKGVSRLYRPSAGKGPLLVVIAAAFATLVVAVVASPNLGEFLDLLWLKTQVLLGID; this is translated from the coding sequence ATGGCCGCCCCCCGACTGAGACGCCGCGCCCCTTACGCGGGCGCCCCATCCGCGCCGCCCGATGAGCGCGAGTCCGGGCTGCGTGAGTGCCATGGCGCCGCCCGCCTCGGCAAGCGCACCAAGCGCCTGGTCGCGCGGCTCGGTCCCGACGACGTGGCGGTCATCGACCACGAGGACATCGACCGCGTCTCGGCGGAGGACCTGGTGGCGTCGGGTGTGCGCTGCGTGCTGAACGTGGCGCCGTCGTCATCCGGTCGCTATCCCAACCAGGGCCCGCTCATCCTCGTGCAGGGCGGCGTGCACCTTGTGGACCTGCCCGGGGCGCGCCTGTTCGACGAGCTCGGCGACGGCGATGCCGTGGTGGTGCGTGGCAACGAGGTCGCCGGCGGCGGGCACTCGTGGGAGGGCCGGGTGCTCGACGAGGAGAGCGTCCTGCGCGAGCACGAGGCCGGCCGCCAGCGGATCGGAGAGGCGCTCGAGTCGTTCGCCGAGAACACCATGACCCACGTGCTCGAGGAGCGGGAGCTGCTCGCGGGGCGCATCGAGCTGCCGGAGTTCGACACCGCCTTCCGCGACCGCCCCGTGCTGATCGTGGTGCGCGGCGTGGACCACCAGAAGGACCTGCGCATCCTGCGCCCCTACGTGCGCGACACCAAGCCGGCGCTCGTGGCCGTGGACGGCGGTGCCGACGCCATCCTCGACGAGGGCTTCAAGCCGGACATGATCGTCGGGGACATGGACTCGGCCAGCGACCGCGCGCTGCACGCCGGCGCCGAGCTCGTCGTGCACGCCTATCCCGACGGGCGCGCCCCCGGTCGCGCCCGGCTCGACCGCATGGGCCTGGCCTACAAGGTCGTGCCGGCGCCGGCCACCAGCGAGGACGTGGCCATGCTCGTGGCGGCGGAGAAGGGCGCCGAGCTGATCGTGATGGTCGGCTCCCACTTCAACCTGGTCGAGTTCCTCGACAAGAACCGGCGCGGCATGTCCTCCACCTTCCTCACGCGACTGCGCGTCGGCGAGATCCTGGTGGACGCCAAGGGCGTGAGCCGCCTCTACCGGCCGTCGGCCGGGAAGGGCCCGCTGCTCGTCGTGATCGCCGCGGCCTTCGCCACGCTGGTCGTGGCGGTCGTGGCCTCGCCCAACCTCGGGGAGTTCCTGGACCTGCTCTGGCTCAAGACCCAGGTCCTGCTCGGCATCGACTGA
- a CDS encoding copper transporter: protein MFDFRYHALSLAAVFLALGIGIVLGVTIGDSLVSETEESVRSSLRGDLVGARDQVEELRGELAQRSEVIERTYPLLVEDRLDGRRVAIVAFGSLPDEVAGSMREAIEDAGGQVDSTSVLDSPPDERALGDAVGGRFERLGSEEGLLRDLGERIGRSIVLGGEIANTLERQLDESFRGAYQGADAVVVYRAPEDESSDTAEVLQESLVEGLLSREGVAVVGVERSDADPSQIRFYRDNDLSSVDNLDEAAGRIALVFALDGARGRFGFKDSAEEPLPEPEDGG from the coding sequence TTGTTCGACTTCCGCTACCACGCGCTCTCGCTCGCCGCCGTCTTCCTGGCGCTCGGCATCGGCATCGTGCTGGGCGTGACGATCGGCGACTCGCTCGTGTCCGAGACCGAGGAGAGCGTGCGCTCGAGCCTGCGCGGCGACCTCGTGGGGGCCCGCGACCAGGTGGAGGAGCTGCGGGGCGAGCTCGCGCAGCGCAGCGAGGTGATCGAGCGCACCTACCCGCTGCTGGTGGAGGACCGGCTCGACGGCCGGCGCGTGGCGATCGTGGCCTTCGGCTCGCTGCCCGACGAGGTGGCCGGTTCGATGCGCGAGGCGATCGAGGACGCCGGGGGCCAGGTGGACTCGACCTCGGTGCTCGACAGCCCGCCGGACGAGCGGGCGCTCGGCGACGCGGTGGGCGGCCGCTTCGAGCGGCTGGGGTCGGAGGAGGGGCTGCTGCGGGACCTCGGCGAGCGCATCGGGCGCTCGATCGTGCTCGGGGGCGAGATCGCGAACACGCTCGAGCGCCAGCTCGACGAGTCCTTCCGGGGCGCCTACCAGGGCGCGGACGCCGTCGTGGTCTACCGCGCGCCCGAGGACGAGTCCTCCGACACCGCCGAGGTGCTCCAGGAGTCGCTCGTGGAGGGGCTGCTCTCCCGCGAGGGGGTCGCGGTCGTGGGCGTCGAGCGCAGTGACGCCGACCCCTCCCAGATCCGCTTCTACCGCGACAACGACCTCTCCAGCGTGGACAACCTGGACGAGGCGGCGGGCCGGATCGCCCTCGTCTTCGCGCTCGACGGCGCACGAGGCCGCTTCGGCTTCAAGGACTCTGCCGAGGAGCCCCTGCCCGAGCCCGAGGACGGCGGCTGA
- a CDS encoding CTP synthase encodes MTERRQETRFIFVTGGVVSALGKGIAAASIGRLLVSRGFRVTLQKFDPYINVDPGTMSPFQHGEVFVTEDGAETDLDLGHYERFTDVNTTRGSNVTTGAIYNSVIRRERRGDYLGGTVQVIPHITDEIKSRILLVAEQDDLDFVITEIGGTVGDIESLPFLEALRQFQVQQGRGSCMFLHLTLVPYLGHAGELKTKPTQHSVQELRRIGIQPDMLVCRSAGRLDRSIREKIALFANVSVDSVISAQDVDSIYKVPLYFRAEGVDDQILDHFGMEAPSPELAEWEALVKRQEAASTPVRIGLVGKYIQLEDAYLSVIEALGHAATHSAGKLEVRWVDAEDLGREEAERALGECDGILIPGGFGIRGVEGKIRAAEFARERQVPYLGICLGMQVAVSEFARNVCAMDGANSTEFDPETPFPVIDLLPEQKEVRDMGGTMRLGADPVKLHEDTRAREVYGEAVVYERHRHRYEVNNHLRRRLEQGGMVFSGTSPDDRLVEVVELPGHPFFVASQYHPEFKSRPLRPQPLFREFVAAAVRRAHDRVPEGEPHVRAAEVDAGAEAGERAAS; translated from the coding sequence ATGACCGAACGCCGCCAGGAGACACGGTTCATCTTCGTCACCGGGGGCGTCGTGTCGGCGCTCGGCAAGGGCATCGCCGCCGCCTCCATCGGCCGGCTGCTCGTCTCGCGCGGCTTCCGCGTCACGCTGCAGAAGTTCGATCCCTACATCAACGTGGACCCGGGCACGATGAGCCCGTTCCAGCACGGTGAGGTGTTCGTCACCGAGGACGGTGCCGAGACCGACCTCGACCTCGGTCACTACGAGCGCTTCACCGACGTCAACACCACGCGCGGGTCGAACGTCACCACCGGCGCCATCTACAACTCGGTCATCCGCCGTGAGCGCAGGGGCGACTACCTGGGCGGCACCGTCCAGGTCATTCCCCACATCACGGACGAGATCAAGAGCCGCATCCTGCTGGTGGCGGAGCAGGACGACCTCGACTTCGTGATCACCGAGATCGGCGGCACCGTCGGCGACATCGAGTCGCTGCCATTTCTCGAGGCGCTGCGCCAGTTCCAGGTCCAGCAGGGCAGGGGCTCCTGCATGTTCCTCCACCTCACGCTGGTGCCCTACCTGGGCCACGCCGGCGAGCTCAAGACCAAGCCCACCCAGCACTCCGTCCAGGAGCTGCGGCGCATCGGCATCCAGCCGGACATGCTCGTCTGCCGCTCCGCCGGGCGCCTCGACCGCTCGATCCGGGAGAAGATCGCGCTGTTCGCCAACGTCTCGGTGGACTCGGTCATCTCGGCCCAGGACGTGGACTCCATCTACAAGGTGCCGCTCTACTTCCGCGCGGAGGGCGTGGACGACCAGATCCTCGACCACTTCGGCATGGAGGCGCCCTCCCCCGAGCTCGCGGAGTGGGAGGCGCTCGTCAAGCGCCAGGAGGCCGCCTCCACGCCGGTGCGCATCGGCCTCGTGGGCAAGTACATCCAGCTCGAGGACGCCTACCTGTCGGTCATCGAGGCGCTCGGGCACGCCGCCACCCACAGCGCGGGCAAGCTGGAGGTCCGCTGGGTCGACGCCGAGGACCTCGGCCGCGAAGAGGCCGAGCGCGCGCTCGGGGAGTGCGACGGCATCCTCATCCCGGGCGGGTTCGGCATCCGCGGCGTGGAGGGCAAGATCCGCGCCGCCGAGTTCGCGCGCGAGCGCCAGGTCCCGTACCTGGGCATCTGCCTCGGCATGCAGGTGGCGGTCAGCGAGTTCGCGCGCAACGTGTGCGCGATGGACGGCGCCAACTCCACCGAGTTCGACCCCGAGACGCCGTTCCCGGTCATCGACCTCCTGCCGGAGCAGAAGGAGGTGCGCGACATGGGCGGCACCATGCGCCTGGGCGCCGACCCCGTGAAGCTCCACGAGGACACGCGCGCCCGCGAGGTCTACGGCGAGGCCGTCGTGTACGAGCGCCACCGCCATCGCTACGAGGTCAACAACCACCTGCGGCGCCGCCTGGAGCAGGGCGGGATGGTCTTCTCGGGAACGTCGCCCGACGACCGTCTCGTGGAGGTCGTCGAGCTGCCCGGTCACCCGTTCTTCGTCGCCTCGCAGTACCACCCGGAGTTCAAGTCGCGCCCGCTGCGCCCGCAGCCCCTGTTCCGCGAGTTCGTGGCCGCCGCCGTGCGCCGCGCGCATGACCGCGTGCCGGAGGGCGAGCCGCACGTGCGCGCCGCCGAGGTGGACGCCGGGGCGGAGGCGGGCGAGCGCGCCGCGTCTTGA
- a CDS encoding M20/M25/M40 family metallo-hydrolase: MRASAAERERLLADFVRFCEIESPSGRERGMADALAAELRALGLEVEEDGSGGETGSDAGNLLARVPGPEGSRTILLCAHLDTVPLDGPVDVVREDGAFANRHEAILGADNKAAVATILGAARRAVREGTPVGLELLFTTCEERGLAGAKALDRTRLRSEFGFVFDHATPIGELVLAAPSYYRVEAALHGRAAHAGIRPEEGRNAIVAAAAGLARLRLGRRDEETTANAGLIRGGTARNVVAERCTVELEARSLDAAKAGALVSEIVDAFTDAAGDAECDIDLTVGELCRAYRLPRTSPPVAAAGAALEDLGIEPRHIVTGGGSDASVFVADGLPVLNMANGTERNHEPDERVSVEALETMLDVTLGVVARSA, translated from the coding sequence GTGCGAGCGTCCGCCGCCGAGCGCGAGCGGCTGCTCGCGGACTTCGTCCGCTTCTGCGAGATCGAGAGCCCGTCCGGCCGCGAGCGCGGAATGGCCGACGCGCTGGCGGCGGAGCTGCGGGCGCTCGGCCTGGAGGTGGAGGAGGACGGCAGCGGGGGCGAGACCGGCTCGGACGCCGGCAACCTGCTCGCGCGCGTGCCGGGCCCCGAAGGGTCACGCACCATCCTCCTGTGCGCGCACCTCGACACCGTCCCGCTCGACGGCCCGGTGGACGTCGTCCGCGAGGACGGGGCGTTCGCCAACCGCCACGAGGCCATCCTCGGCGCGGACAACAAGGCGGCGGTCGCCACCATCCTCGGCGCCGCCCGCCGGGCGGTGCGGGAGGGCACGCCGGTGGGCCTCGAGCTGCTCTTCACCACCTGCGAGGAGCGGGGCCTCGCGGGGGCCAAGGCGCTCGACCGCACCCGCCTGCGCTCGGAGTTCGGCTTCGTGTTCGACCATGCCACGCCGATCGGCGAGCTCGTGCTGGCGGCGCCCAGCTACTACCGGGTCGAGGCTGCTCTGCACGGGCGCGCCGCGCACGCGGGCATCCGGCCGGAGGAGGGCCGCAACGCGATCGTGGCCGCCGCGGCGGGGCTCGCGCGGCTGCGCCTGGGCCGCCGCGACGAGGAGACCACCGCGAACGCGGGCCTGATCCGGGGCGGCACCGCGCGCAACGTGGTGGCGGAGCGCTGCACGGTGGAGCTCGAGGCGCGCAGCCTCGACGCCGCCAAGGCCGGCGCGCTGGTCAGCGAGATCGTCGACGCCTTCACGGACGCCGCGGGCGACGCCGAATGCGACATCGACCTCACTGTGGGTGAGCTCTGCCGCGCCTACCGCCTGCCGCGCACATCTCCGCCTGTGGCCGCGGCCGGCGCGGCGCTCGAGGACCTCGGCATCGAGCCCCGCCACATCGTCACCGGCGGTGGCAGCGACGCCAGCGTCTTCGTGGCCGACGGCCTGCCCGTGCTCAACATGGCCAACGGCACCGAGCGCAACCACGAGCCCGACGAGCGCGTGAGCGTCGAGGCGCTCGAGACGATGCTCGACGTTACCCTGGGCGTCGTGGCCCGCAGCGCATGA